ACGAGCGGCTGCTCAACAAGATCGGCGTGGCCGCCGTGTATCCGGCCCCCATCGAGAGCCGCGACCAGGCCGAGGACCCGGACCTCCTGGAGTTCACCCGCGGCGCCACGGGCGTCTTCTTCACCGGCGGCGACCAGCTGCGGCTGACGGCGCTGGTGGCCGGGACGGGGTTTGGTGAGATGGTGAGGACGCGGCTGTACGGCGACAACCTGGTCGTAGGCGGCACCAGCGCGGGCGCCGCCGCCATGAGCAGCGTGATGCTCATCGGCGGCAAGAGCGAGGGCACGGTGAAGCGCGAAGACATCAGCCTGGCGCCGGGACTGGGCTACTGGCGCGACACGGTGGTCGACACGCACTTCAGCCAGCGAGGCCGCGTCAGCCGCCTGATGACCATCTTTGCGCACAACCCCCAGGTCCTGGGCATCGGCATCGACGAGAACACCGCCATCGACCTGGTGCCCGGCGACCGCTTCACCGTCATCGGCGCGGGGGTGGTGATGGTGTTCAACGGCCGCGTCAGCCACACCAACGCGCCCGATGCGTCCGACGACGAAACGCTGGCCATCACCGACACGGCGCTCCACACCCTTCCCGACGGGTACGGCTTCAACCTGCGCACCAAGCGGCCGATGCTGCCCGGGGGCGAGGAGATCCCCAAGCTGGAGCATTGAGTTCACTGCGGTAACAACGGTCACTACGGTCGACACGGTGAGCGGCCGGCTGCAGCGGAGGGATGCGCGATGACGGAGAGCGGGATGGGGCCCACCGGCGCGGAGCAGATCGCGCTGCTGAACGACCTGCTGGCGCTGGACCACGACGCGGTGCAGGCGTACTCCATCGCCATCGGGCGGATCAGCAGCGCCGAGTACCGCGAAACGCTGGCGGGCTTTCGGGGCGACCACCAGCGGCACATCACGCAGCTGACGGGGCTGATCCAGGACCGCGGCGGGGTGCCGGTGCAGATGCCCCACCTGCCCACGGGGCACTTCAAGCTGGCGGTGCAGGCCCTT
This window of the Longimicrobium sp. genome carries:
- a CDS encoding cyanophycinase, translating into MAEDQDEQKGREGQQHVEAGNRSERMGHLLVIGGAEDPDEDDMKILPHFVKMCGGSSARIVVCSSPSENPHDKADTYERLLNKIGVAAVYPAPIESRDQAEDPDLLEFTRGATGVFFTGGDQLRLTALVAGTGFGEMVRTRLYGDNLVVGGTSAGAAAMSSVMLIGGKSEGTVKREDISLAPGLGYWRDTVVDTHFSQRGRVSRLMTIFAHNPQVLGIGIDENTAIDLVPGDRFTVIGAGVVMVFNGRVSHTNAPDASDDETLAITDTALHTLPDGYGFNLRTKRPMLPGGEEIPKLEH